Genomic segment of Populus nigra chromosome 14, ddPopNigr1.1, whole genome shotgun sequence:
taaaggaCCCAAATGACTATCAAATCCAATTGCAATTATTATATCATCTTCCTCTTGCTTTGCTGTGAACAACTGTTAAGCCCGTGAGTCATCGTTTATTAGACTGAAATCATTGTTTTCtaaagctttttatttttaaaaatatattttatattttatttttaaacgatttaaatatattaaaaaattaatttaaaataaaaaaaattaatttttcttaaaaatacttCTTTTAATAATGTAAGGAATTCTAGATAATAATGCAAGGAATAAGCTCACTTATCATTCAAACTAACACCTCCTCCTCGAACGcttcaataatattataattaagatGCTTTGAATTtgagttaataattaaaaattgttcCTTTAATTCTCATTTTAAATACCCTCCTAACATTTGATTAAACAATTAGAGGTGGGCGCGTGTTGATCAAGTTTCCAGACATAGCATGTGACTATTGACACAATTCAAGTAAAaggaaataagattttaaaaataaaaaaattattttaatatattttcaaacgaaaaacaatttatatttttaaatactttctCAGTATACTTGCTAAtacttagtatttttttaaaagtaatttttaattaaaaatatattaatatattagtaagatattaaaatcatctaaaaaaatattattttaaataaaaaacatgttttcaaagAAAGTTACATGGATAGCTCCACGAAGGattaatgaataaatataaacaaatatacCATAATTTACGCAAAAAAGCCCCAGTTGGCAAGCAATGGCAATGGATGATGGTGATGGTCATTTTAAAGTGTACGAAAGAAAATTCTTCCAAAAGACTTCCTTTATACTACAAGAGAAGGAGTTCTGAGTTGGAGTGGTTAAGATTCTGATCTcattcaaagatgaaaaagcaaaagaaatttcgattaaaaaaaagaatgatgatgTTACTGGAAAAAACCTTCAAGGACTTTATTTGTCCGTTTTGAGCTGTTGGATTCCCAGTCTCTCTTTCCTTGCTTTGCCACTCTGTTGTCACACTATTAGTTTAGCCCTAAACATAAACTTACAAGCGACATACAGACATTCTGTCCTTTCATTCATTCTCACACTTTCATGCCAAAAACCTTCAAACActccttccctctcttctcaTGGATCTAGCTTAGTTTTTGAGAAATTTCCGTCTCACAAGAAGCAGCAGGTTTTCTTGAGAACTGAAATGGCTGCTGAGAAGCCTAGCTCTAAAGGACAAGCATGGTTAGTTGATTAGCAATGCACAAATTAGTCTTTTCTTGCCCATGTTTCAAACAAAGACTGAATGACAATTTCTccaatgccttttcttttcttttctttcttgcagGTTTTGCACAACTGGGCTGCCAAGTGATATTGTGATTGAAGTAGAAGATATGACCTTTCACCTCCACAAGGTAAAGCATGGCCCTTCTAGTTATATTCCATGTTCaagtcattttctttctttcttgcttgcttgcttACTAGTGGCTCTGTGTTCTCTGTCTGGTGGTTTAGTTTCCTCTGATGTCAAAAAGCAGAAAGCTTCATCAACTAATAACAGAGCAAGAAACCCAAAGGAATGACCAACAAGAaccagaagaagaaagagatgaaattgaagaaattctttGTCAGATTTCTCTCCTTGATTTCCCAGGCGGCTCTGAAACGTTTGAGATGGCTGCCAAGTTTTGCTACGGCGTAAAGGTAGACTTAAACTCATCTATCATCGCTCCTCTTCGCTGTGCCGGAGAGTTTCTTGAAATGATGGAAGAATATTCAGAAGATAATTTAATTTCCAAGACAGAGAGGTTTTTCTCTCATTCTGTACTCAAAAGTCTCAAGGAGTCAATTAAGGCCTTAAAATCTTGCGAGCGGGTAATGGCACTGGCGGAAAGTTTAGGCATTACAGAGAGATGCATTGATTCCATTATTTCCAGAGCATCCTCTGCCGATCCAGCCTTATTTGGCTGGCCGGTTAGCGAAGCAGCAAATGAGAATATCAAAGCCAGTTCCAATCAGGCCCTGTGGAATGGGATTGAATCCGCGGTACGTAGAAAAGGAGGTGGTGCTAGAAGCAATAATGCGGATTCTTGGTTTGAAGATTTGGCACTTTTGGGCATGCCATTGTTTAAGCGATTGAttttggctatgaaagtgcGAGATCTGAATCCGGAGATTTTAGAGAGTTGTTTAATGTACTATGCCAAGAAGCACATTCCGGGCATATCAAGATTAAGTAGGAAGCcgtcttcttcatcatcttcaattGCTTCAGAGGGTGGACAAAGGGAAGTGTTGGAGACTATTGTTTCCAATCTTCCATTGCACAGAAGTTCTAGATCTTCCACAGCTACAAGGTTCTTATTTGGTTTGCTAAGAACTGCTAACATACTAAATGCAGCTGAAGAGTGTCGGTCCACTTTGGAGAAGAAAATCGGGTTGCAACTGGAGCAAGCTACACTAGATGATTTGTTGATTCCTAGCTATTCATATTTGAATGAGACATTATATGATGTGGATTGCTTGGAGAGAATTTTAGGCCACTTCTTGGATGGACTTCAAGAAGAGAGAAATGTAGGTGAGATTGAAGCCGGCGAGGATGGTGGAGATAGCAATGTGAGATCACCCACTTTAATGCTTGTTGGTAAACTAATTGATGGCTATCTTGCTGAGATTGCATCAGATGCAAATTTAAAGCCTGATAGATTCCATAATCTTGCAATTTCACTACCGGAGCAAGCTAGACTCTTTGATGATGGCCTTTACCGAGCTGTAGATGTCTATCTCAAGGTAACAAATTCcccattatattatttatatatttaattgtgCAATGAGATATTACAACCAGGAATACAGTTTTGCAAATCATAGGCAGATGAAGTTGTTATGATGTCACTATCCCTGAGATTTAGTACTACGTTAATGCGAATTACAAAATCCTATAGAGAAAAATTGCAGTACATAGTCAAGTTGTTTTGTTGGTACAATCCAAGGCTCAATATTCTGTTATAATAATTACTGTAAGGAAATTTATGCTTCCCAGCAATGAAgtctttatttctttattctCGAAGGCCCATCCATGGATATCAGAGGCGGAGCGGGAGAAGATATGTGGAGTAATGGATTGTCAAAAGCTCACATTAGAAGCGTGCACTCACGCAGCACAAAATGAGCGGCTGCCATTGCGTGCGGTggttcaagttttgtttttcgaGCAGTTACAGCTGCGCCACGCAATTGCAGGGACATTGATTGCGGCTGAAGCTGATCCTGCAAGGCCATCCATGCTAAGACGGAGGGAGGAAGAGGCAGAGGCAGAAGCAGGGGCAGAGGTAGAAGCAGAAGCAATGCAGGAGGGTACCAGTAACACTTGGAGGGCAGCAGTGAGGGAAAATCAAGTGCTGAGACTAGACATGGACAGCATGAGGACTAGGGTGCATCAGCTTGAACGAGAATGTTCAACTATGAAGAAGGTGATTGATAAGATTGATAAGGAGGGTCCGCGTGGTAACAATGGAGGGTGGAGAGGGTCCCTGACAAGGAGGTTTGGGTGCAAGTTCAAGACCCAAGTTTGTGATTCTCATGAACAAACGGTTGTAAATGCTAGGAAGGGAAGGcaggagcagcagcagcagcatcatcatcatcaacaatagATGATTCAGCATGGGAGCATGGGAGGTCTTGTTATTAGTATTCATTCAATCCAAATCACATTGTGCAGTGGTTGTccataatttattatgtttagtCCATGCAAGTTGCTTCCACTTGTGGTCTTAAAAGATGGGGGAATAAAAGTACGATTTTTTTCTCAAGGGTGATACTGTTCTAGCTCCAATGATTTTGTTGATTCTCCAGATTGGCACATCTTCTAAGGTAATGCCTTCTGGGCATCACAGAGCATGAGGGACAGAGTAAATTGCAGGTTCTTTCTATAAAGCTGTGTGTAATCTGAACTCTGTGGTCAGTGGTCACTCCCAACAGAAGCTAAGGGACCCAGTTTAAGTGCAGTCGTAGATCATTAAAAGCATCAAAAATCATCTCCTTGTCTGTCCCTTTTCTATCGTAGACTGTTCTTGTTTTGAACTGGAAGTCAAGGTGAAGATGACACAAAAAACTTGTAGTGTTCGAATTTCCTTGGATTCATGATGATGACCGAAGTTTAGAGCAATGTGGAGTGCTTTCTGTCCAAGAATCATTTTGCTCACCACTTCattcaaaaggaaaaattgaaaatgaaatatgGTACGGACCCCTTTCACATAGGGTCCCACGGGCCTTGCCTATCTTCTTTCGCCTTCTCCTATTGGCGATTAAAGTgtctcatctttcttcttcttttttcttacagTACAATTGccaagaattttcttttttgcctttgcagctttttttttttttttttcagattcttGAGTTAAATAATACCATAGCTAGTGAGatgtttcctttgtttttgggattataagaattattttttaaaaaaattatttttaacaacagcACTATAACaacctaaaattatataaaaatataaattttttaaacataattttaaataaaaaataataatttaaattttaaccaacatCTTTTAAACCGCAATACAATTTATATTAGCGGCTTATCATTCAacatatgaaattttttataatatgaatttaCTTATAAGAATCATATTTATTCTCTTCCATTTAGGTTAATCATGGTCCACGTAATTGTTTGGGCAAATAAATGTTATAAAACCTAccttattatttgaattttttaaaaattttatagtctttaattttatttttaatttttttaaaataaatacaattcataatgaacaacttttttttggggacatcctaaaataaaaacatggacAAACGATTTAGGACAAAAGGGAGTATCATTTTTGTaataaatgatgaatttgaacaTCTAAAATGTTCAAATTCATCATGCTTCGAAGGACTTTCTCCACTCAACATTTATTCAATGAACTAatctaatttcttatttaaatcaattttataaaattaaaatttaagcttaaaaaataaattatatatccatccatgaattataaattttttaaaaaaattaccctaaCTATCCTATAGTTTAGTTGTTCTTAGACTCGCTAAGAAtataaaccataattttttaaaatacaaaaaataagtataaaaataattaaattataggatgattaaagtaatttttctatttaaaaaataaagtctaaACTTCGaatctataaataaatcataaaaattctTCAATGAATCACAAGATAAAGCACattcatttcattaaaaataaaaattattactcCATTGAAtacttataaaaataagttaaaaaatcaaatcaaagatTACTTAGGTGATGAGGAGAGTGAACTCATCACCGGCCTATATATCCACTCGATTTTCATCtcgaataaaaattgaattctaaccttctttatattttctttgaaattgaattttcaatatATTCTAAATATCATAAATCTAAGTGTAAATATTTAGTCAAacttattttcaaaaaacaattatagcaTTAACAAGTCTCTTACTAATTGATACATAAGAGTAGTGTTTCATGATAATATTTGTCGATACATGACGTCACTTTAAAACTAGGTTATTACAATACTAGTTTAAATATAATatctgtataaaaaaaataagaaatggaTGAACTTTGGGTGAACAAATAAAGGAGATGTTTGTGTGTTTGAGCATATGTAATAAGCCAGGTACAAAATTTTGTCCTTGTagtcatttttctcttctccacATTCTTTTCCTTGGCaccttaattagttttttcttttcaaaccattaataattttaatttataaagaaattataaaaaaaacagactaTATGTTGTctcttttagtaattttttattttagcaaatAACATGTTGTTCATTGCGGTagataaattatcttttattagaGAAATTCTCGATATTCTATGATgagtataaaattaagaattaagtttttAGACACTTCaagaattattttcaatttattttcttaaaaaaaaccctaaaaaacataatagaaatctcaataaatatatttccaaCCATAAAACACCAtctaatttgtttataaatccAAATACAcctaatcaaatcaaaattcattAGTCCTAATCTAtttttgtaggattttttttaaaaaaactttcattgaacttttatttttaaaacaaacatgTGAACACTaagctcaatattttttatggttgaaatattattgatcaaatactttttctcttttttttttagcgactttatcttttttttaatatccagagattaaaaatataacaaaaataaagttttgaactGAAAtgtaaaaacttaaaacaacagGTAAGAAATAATgtataatttaagattttagggattaaattgaagttttaataccttttaaaaaacaaatttttttatttaaattttttgtaaaaataacttaaaattatattttataaaagcgAACTTTAAGTTAAAGTCAAAATATTCTATTacataataaatattcaaagaacatgtaaataaaaacaaattccaacatttaaaatcatttcaacATAACttgtaaagataaaattaaaaataaatgaagtttaATTGTCGAATATTTCAgcaaactaaaaggaaaaaactaacaATGAATAATGGAGTGGAAAAAAATATGGGAGAATGAAAAGTATTTCTACAATAAAACACCATCCTCTTTTATGTATTTACATGGTCAAGTTTGCTTTATCATTtatctccttttattttatattatgtaatatttatggattattttattttttaatctatttaaaaaagaactttaaataatttatttagatattaactctaaattttaaaattcgagctcgaaaaaaaaaaaaggttaccaGCGACACCAGAGTGGTCTCCAAATTCCAAGTAGCTACAGCAACACAAATGGGCCTTGACCCAATTCACAAACTGGGCTTAACTCCTAAGAAGTAAGAACATTTCACTTTCGCCACCTCGTCTACCATGCGTCATTCTCCGAAACAGAAGCCAGTTCCCAAGCCACGTGGGATAAACAACAGCGTTCTCCGGCTACGCAGGTAATTCCAAGAGTCAGCCAACATGACAGACGCAGTTGGAGGAGATCCGAAACTTCACTGACTGACTCAAAGGGGGGAAGTTTCCAAACTTATCGAGTTGATTTCCCTCGAAACAAGGGCCCCCCACCTTGTCAAACCACAAAATTTGCATCGGTGTCATTGGAATAGATCCATTGAAGAGACCAGCTCACAAAAAAGGTCCTTGTCTTTCATATCCTCtttgccaccaccaccactactgTTTGCGTCTATTGTCTGTTTGTTCTTTAATATCGTATCTGTATT
This window contains:
- the LOC133673175 gene encoding BTB/POZ domain-containing protein At5g66560-like isoform X2, with the translated sequence MAAEKPSSKGQAWFCTTGLPSDIVIEVEDMTFHLHKFPLMSKSRKLHQLITEQETQRNDQQEPEEERDEIEEILCQISLLDFPGGSETFEMAAKFCYGVKVDLNSSIIAPLRCAGEFLEMMEEYSEDNLISKTERFFSHSVLKSLKESIKALKSCERVMALAESLGITERCIDSIISRASSADPALFGWPVSEAANENIKASSNQALWNGIESAVRRKGGGARSNNADSWFEDLALLGMPLFKRLILAMKVRDLNPEILESCLMYYAKKHIPGISRLSRKPSSSSSSIASEGGQREVLETIVSNLPLHRSSRSSTATRFLFGLLRTANILNAAEECRSTLEKKIGLQLEQATLDDLLIPSYSYLNETLYDVDCLERILGHFLDGLQEERNVGEIEAGEDGGDSNVRSPTLMLVGKLIDGYLAEIASDANLKPDRFHNLAISLPEQARLFDDGLYRAVDVYLKQ
- the LOC133673175 gene encoding BTB/POZ domain-containing protein At5g66560-like isoform X1, coding for MAAEKPSSKGQAWFCTTGLPSDIVIEVEDMTFHLHKFPLMSKSRKLHQLITEQETQRNDQQEPEEERDEIEEILCQISLLDFPGGSETFEMAAKFCYGVKVDLNSSIIAPLRCAGEFLEMMEEYSEDNLISKTERFFSHSVLKSLKESIKALKSCERVMALAESLGITERCIDSIISRASSADPALFGWPVSEAANENIKASSNQALWNGIESAVRRKGGGARSNNADSWFEDLALLGMPLFKRLILAMKVRDLNPEILESCLMYYAKKHIPGISRLSRKPSSSSSSIASEGGQREVLETIVSNLPLHRSSRSSTATRFLFGLLRTANILNAAEECRSTLEKKIGLQLEQATLDDLLIPSYSYLNETLYDVDCLERILGHFLDGLQEERNVGEIEAGEDGGDSNVRSPTLMLVGKLIDGYLAEIASDANLKPDRFHNLAISLPEQARLFDDGLYRAVDVYLKAHPWISEAEREKICGVMDCQKLTLEACTHAAQNERLPLRAVVQVLFFEQLQLRHAIAGTLIAAEADPARPSMLRRREEEAEAEAGAEVEAEAMQEGTSNTWRAAVRENQVLRLDMDSMRTRVHQLERECSTMKKVIDKIDKEGPRGNNGGWRGSLTRRFGCKFKTQVCDSHEQTVVNARKGRQEQQQQHHHHQQ